agtagtctagtcttgaggtgaccgttgcgtggatcacagttgctaggtcgctgcgctccaagaagggagccaactgcctcgccctcttgaggtgaaagaaggcggatctagcagtggcagctatctgggcctccattgataaagaggattccagtagcactcccaggctcttgactttgcgcactggtatcagtggcgcaccgtcgaaaaccggtagggtaatctcccctcccggtccgcctcccggcccgcctcgatccagttgtcgtcggaggtcatccatgagggtgaccaagactgtttccgtcccatggcccgggtgaaagccggactggcatgggtctaaggtggaagcgtcctccaaaaaatcctgtaactgcagcgccacagccctctcaataattttgccccaaaagggcaaatttgagaccggtcggtagtgtgccaattcggccgggtctgatgaagcttttttcaagagagggcggaccaatgcctctttcaggggtgttgggaaagcaccctctgaaagagatcgatttataatatcccgtataggatatcttagttcctcctggcaggccttaattagccaggaggggcatgggtccagatcacaagttgtggatcgtgcagtgccaagaattctgtcgacctcctccaagctgagcgggtcgaagcaatccagggttaaatcagaagacacgcattgggcttcgagttcgCTTACTGCATCCAAGTtagcagggcagtcgtggcggagcgattggaccttatcagcaaagaatttcgcaaaagcctcacagccaatctccaattccttagcttttgagttgccctgtggcaatgtagtaaggttccgaattattctaaataattgggccgggcgcgaatttgcagatgcgatcttggccgcaaagtatgttttctttgcggccttgattgccatctcataggacttcataaacttcctataagatgttctagtcgcttcgtcacgagtacgccaccattgcctctctagccgtctaaggccttgtttcagctggcgtaattccggggtataccacggggccagcttagtccgaggtcgcagagggcgccgaggtgcgatctcctcgatggcccttgagagccggctattccaggtctcaatcaggtcatcgagggagtcgccagagggccagggatcctgcagagccatctggaaccgttctgggtccatttggctccgcgggcgagccataatcggctcctcgcctaaacaggtttggggaggcatatctacacaggccttgagggcgaagtgatccgaccatggcaccgcctctgcggttatatcgctcactactatcccagccgcaaagatcaggtctaacatgtgtccggcctggtgggtgggggttacaacaagttgagagagtcccagtgtcgccatggaagacagtaggtccgccgcctgactggaggacgagtcatcagcatggacgttgaagtcgcccaggattatcaaccttgggtgctccagcgcccagcctgtcgccgcctcaagcagggacggtaaggcgttggctggtgcattaggcgtacggtacaccagccagatcgccaacccctctctatcttcccacgccagaccggcacattcaataccctcaatctttggggccgggagcgccctgaaggagtaagcctcccgtgcaaataatgccactcctcccccccgcccgctagtccgcgattggtggaagactgagtaacctgggggagctgtttgcgagagggccactgtatcaccctcccggatccaggtctcagtcacgcaagccaggtccatattctgttcgagcataaactctcgaagaattgaggtcttattgttaatggacctggcgttgcataacaccaatgacggaggcgggttacacctggccctactacctgtcacccttgggatgggacgcagattggaggggggccgagcactagcatgtctctgtcctcctcctcccttataacatctgctcccaccgccatacctccccctccccaggagcactggaatccctgagctggccattctcgttggcagcagctgctatgttGACCGCTATCAAGGCTGCTATCTAAATTGTTCTCACCCCGCTCCGTCCCACTAGATCCTAAATTCTAATCAACCCGAGAACCCCCACCCAGTTCCTTTATAAATATTTGATAGAATTAATTCAATAGCAGTCAATTTTAACTCCCTCATTAATTTCAATCAATTtgctaaaaatatttatatatccaGTCAGAATATATAATAAGCTATAGTCGAGTAGCAAGGTGGAGAGACTTAAAAGTAAAGACTGGAAGCTTTAAGTTTGTGTTTGTTAAATGCTTTATCTTCCTTTGTGGGAGGCATAAAGTAAGCAACAGCAGACTATGGGGAAAGCACTGTATTATGTGTAAAAACATTTGAGCTGCACTCATCAGAGAGcgggtgtggtgcagtggtttgagcatcagactaataggaaatgggagacccatgttcaaatcccctgtcTCCTGTGGAAGTTTGCTGAGTGATCTTTGCTgccagacacacaaacacacacaacctaacctaccttgcaggatggtggcaaggataaaatggatatGGTGAGTATATTGTAGGCCCCTTTGGGGACAAAAGTGAGGTATACGTAAAGTAAATTAATGAATTTATATGTGCATCAAAATTATTAAGACACTGAGCACACAGAAAACTGAAACATGATAGACATGTATGCCAAGCTACAGTGATTACTGGGACAATTGGGGTGCTCTCTATTTCTCACTCAGGACCTAGGAGCCTTATCCCATAATAATGGCCAGCACTCCAGCAGACAGCAAGACAAGTCATACATGTAGCAGAATGGAAGACTATGAGAGACCACCATTCCCACCCTTGAACCAGTCTTGACTTGGAGCAGAAGAACATTCAGTGGCAGAAAGTAtcttgtctatgcttgtagcttcctTTACAAGTGTATATTTGGTGTATTTTTGGTGTACATGTGTTTAATCAAATGCATGTGTGTAAACAACACACATACAAAACCCTAAAATGGTATCAGTACAGTCTATGACTAATATGAAAACCAAtgcaaagaggaggagagaatTGAGAAGAGGGGGGTAGTGGAGTGATCACAATGGGCAAGGCGAACCGTGTGCTGCTTCAGAGGTAGTGACCTCTGGTGTCTTTTAATAAACAGCTGTTCGGCAGCGTGACACAAGGGATTCCTTGATGGACAGATCCCTTGCTTCAGACCTGCACCTGCCTTATTTGttgcctcctccctcctgcaGGAGTTCCACTCCTCCAGCCACCCAGAAAGAGTCTCCTTCCTGGCGTTTGTCTCTCAAGTGGACTCCTCTCTTCTGCAGCACTATCACTCTGCCCTAGAGCAGCTCAAGGTAATAACATCTATAAACCCTCACCCTGGTTTCAGACAGATCAGTCATTAAATGCCAGTGGTGGTGCACAGAAAGGAGGGGGCCATGCCGAACCTGGGGACAGAGCATTACGAACAGTGTTAAAACCAACAGTTGGGTTAATCCTGCTGTGTTTCCTTCCTCAGGCTCTCTATGAACCAATCAATCCTGACCAGGATACCTTGCAAGAGTCCTCTTTGACGGATGCTGAACGGTTAAAGAAAGAGCAGGAAGTTTTGGACAGGTTGGAACCCTTGCTGGACCAGGCCAACTTCAACAGCCTGTCAGAGGATACACTGGCATTTGCCCTGGCGGTCAACCACCCTTATGACGAAGTCCAGGTGCTGCCTCGGCTGGGGAGGGTCGTGCCCTTTTGCTTGCTGCCACCCACCCACTGAGATTAATGCTCATAAAGCCAAAGGACCTTTTTATTTCTGAAAGTGGTTTGGGACCCCTGAACTCTTGAGGTTTTGTACCCTGAAGTTTTGATGACATTGCCAATGGGTATAGGATGCTCCTTGGGCCAGGTTGGTGCCTGTAGTAGAAAAACAAGGCTGAAATGAGGTGGCAGAATCTTGAGGTGGTAGAATACAGTAATGGATTCAAGCTTGGAGCAGAGTGGGTAATGTACAAATGAAAAACTAGCACAAAGCACAGAggttaagaatgtaagagaagcagggctgtttttgagcaggaatgcagttccagctaacttggcatcaggggtgtggcctaatatgcaaatgagttcctgctgggcttttccttcaaaacccccctttgtgaaacaatggtgatgtcagggggtgtagcctaatatgcaaatgagttcccgctgggctttttctacaaagaaagccctgaagagaagccatgttggctcaggccaatagcccatccagtccaacactccatgtcataCAGTTGCCAGCCGAAACCTAACTGCCATCAAGAGGTCtgccagcaaggccagaactgaAATCCTcgcactgttgccctccaagcaccaagaatacagagcatcactgccccagaattAGTGTTCCATCTAGTGGCGAATAGCCATTGAtgatcctctgctccatatgattagctaatcccctcttgaggctgtctgcacttgtagctgccaccactttttgcagcagtgaattccacatgctaattatTTTTTGGGcgaagcagtatttccttttatctgttttaagccTACTAATTAatgtcattgagtgcccatgagttcttgtgagaaagagagaaaagtacttcttaatctaccttctctatcctgtgcagaattctgtaaacctctgtcatgtcacccctcagtcgtcaATTCTCCAACctttttaacccttcttcataagGGAGGGgttccagccccttaatcattttagttgcccttttctgcacctatACCAGTGCTGTAGTATCTTTTTTGCAATGtggtgatcagaactgtacaaatgaggccacatcatagatttagacaggggcattatgatgcaggctgctttgttttcaaaccccttcctaataatccccagcatagcatttgccttgtTAATCGCAGTCACACCCTGAGctaacatcttcagtgagttatctaccacagtTCCAAGATCGCTCTCCTGGGCAGTTACCGCCAGTTCGGATcccatcaatgtatatttataattaggatttttggctccaatatgcattactttgcacttgcctcatttgccacattgatgctcaCTTGcgcagcctcaacaaatccctctggagcaccttacaatctgttaccagtcagacccctcctcatctggtttattttgagagaTCTCGAAGGGAAGGATCCCCATATACATAGGTAGGGAATCCCAGTTATGCCCCTCTCGCTCTGTCGCCTTAAAGTTTATTTccccaattaaataggagactgcCTATTTGCGTAACAAGTCCTTCCTGGTTCTCACTGCCCTGCTGCATCTCTGTATATGCTGTGCTGTTTTGCTGTTTGCTGGGAGTCAGGACCATAACCAgcggtggtgggtgggtgggggggcacagggcACTGCCTccatagaatctgcagcacccctaCCCAATCTTACCTTTCAGTGAAAGGAAAGATTGGGTAGGGGTACTGCATATTCTATAGGGGGCATTGCCCCTGTGCCCCTCCCTCCTGGGCTGGCTTCGGCCCTGCTGGAAGTTCTTAATATACAAAGGTAATGTTCCAAAATGGAATTCTCCAGTTGGAGTCTGAAGGAGTAGTATGTACAGTCCATTCTACTTCTTCAGATCCTTTTGCTTTCATTCTCCCACATATGTGAGCCAGGGCTTAGAGGGAGCTGTACCTTATTTGCAAAGCCACTGTGTTTTCATCCCAGGCCTCCCATGTTTTCTGCAGGTGTCTGTGAATCTGGACCAGTATGATTACATGTGTTTCTGGGCTCTCGGGCAACGCTTCGGCCCGCTGCGTGTGATGACAACCCTTCAGGCCCGGAGGGGCTTCTTTGGCACATCCCCTCGGATTCCTGCAGACAGGCAAGGCAAAAAAAATGGTCTCCCTCTCACCTGAAATCTTGTGGGTATGCCAAAGAACTGTAGAATTTGGATTGCTGTGCTATGATTAGATCGCTGTGGCTGTGCTTGTAACTGTGTCACTAATAAAAGGTGTGTTGTGTTGAGCATACACAGTTCTTGTGAAGATTGCCAGGGTAGTATATGTGGCAGTGTCACTAGAACTCTCCTTCAGGCTGGATGTTTGCCATCACCACCCTCTTAGTaaaagtggggggagagaaagatgtCAAACAATTATGGAAATCCCCAATTTCTACATTATAGCGGACTCAGAGTGAAGTGGAAGAGATGTTATGCAATATTAATTCTGCTAGacctaacctttttgagcctgagaCAGCATAGTGGGCacagtgacaaaatggctgccataaaatggctgctgcgggaggtgaagtcagccacaaaatggctgctgcagcttactactgtgaaggtccttgtgctgtgatggaagctgctgccaaagcaacatatttaaaaaaaaatctgcacaactgataaaatctccagtggccaatgagAAGCCTTTCTGAGCAAAAGACCCACTTGGTCCTAGccactttctagaaacacttcacaggcaccaggaaagatgtcagTGGGTGCATTCAGGACTTTggcaacagcttacagggctcttagtacagggcctactgtaaactccagggtgattggctacatcaggggtgtggcctaatatgcaaaggagttcctgctacaaaaaccctggGTGCCATGACACCTGTTGGTGCTAAAGCACAGTTGGTGCAAAAAATCTCAGGGTGCAGTGAAGGCTTctgaaacataaaaactgtggCTGCTGTTCTTTAGAAGCCAGCAATTATTAGAATGAACAGAACCTGCAGAACACAGAAGGTTGCATGCTGTTTGATAACATTTTGGTTGCTTCTAGTAAAGGTATTATTTTTACCCTTGCTTTTGGATTTATAAAACGTGGAATTTCTGCTGGTAGAAAACTAATTGTAATTGCTCCTGGGAGGGAAAAATAGAAGTGTTGCTTTTGAAATTGTAAGTTTTACAAAGAAAGTGATTTATTGTCAGAGAATGCTGGATTTTCAAAGTGGTTGGGGTGATGATGAGCCCTTAACCATTACATGTTTTTAGCTGTGCATGATGGATAACATTTCATTTGCTCTGCTTGGTGTACTATGACACTTCTTCTCCTCTTCACCTGAGCTAGGCATTATTTCAAGCGGGTGCTGGTAGCTGCCCGGACCAAGAATACGCACCTGGTGCTGAAATGCTTTAAAGACATCCCCCTGGAGGGCTTGGAGCAGCTCCTGCCGGCCGTCAGAGTCCGCACCTCCATCTTATACCGAACCCTCCTCAACGGCATGCTGCTAGTGAGCGGTTTGGCCGTCTTCGTCAACGTGGGCATGGTGGTACTTTCTGACCTCAAGATTGGCACTACCTCCCTGCTGCTTTTCTTCGCTGCTTTCATGAGTTTCCGAGCTTGGAAGGTATGTGCACTGCTGCCATTGGCAGAAGGCTGTCAGGTGCAATGCTCGCCAGagctgccccacccccagcacaacCAGCTGATATCTGGAACTGCTTCCTGATTCTCTCATGTTTTAAAACATGGCCAGGCCTTTTAAGATGTGAGCTCTTGAATGAGGAAAGCTAATATATGATCCCAAGTGATCAGTGCATCACCATAGATGAGAACTGCTGCAGTATAGCAGCTGAGCTGTGAACCAGAAAGTCCCCAGTGCAGATCTTAACTCAGTCATGAACAGCAATCACTAAGTAAactttagatccaggtgggcagccatgttggtctaaagcaaaagaacaaagttggagtccagtagcacctttagaagatgaagaagatgatgaagaagaagatattggatttatatcccgccctccattccgaagagtctcagagcggctcacaatctcctttatcttcctcccccacaacagacaccctatgaggtgggtggggctggagagggctctcacagcagctgccctttcaaggacaacctctgccagagctatggctgacccaaggccattccagcaggtgcaagtggaggagtggggaatcaaacctggttctcccagataagagtccgcacacttaaccactacaccaaactggctctcaccaaactggctttaaagcttacactgtgaataaaactttgttagtcttaaaggcgctactggactccaactttgttctaagtAAACTTTAGGCATTGTTAACCCCCAACCTATCCCAGTTTCAGTTAACCAGTACTGACTGGTTGTGCTGTCATGGCACTGGTGGTGCTTTCCTACAGGGTTGTCATTTGGTTTGCCAGTCACTCTTGAGCAATGGTACAAATGTTGATAATGAAGATGcaagagggtttttttcctccctgTCATGTTGCAGCTGACATGGCAGCCCTGTAGATGttctaggcaagagacattcagaggtggtttgccattgcctgcttttttgtagcaacCTCCGTAGTCCTTGGCAGCCTCCCATCCAATTATTGaccaaggctgactctgcttaccttctgagatctgatgagattgggctaacctgggctatccaggtcaggacacaaAAGGCGTAGACTATTATTAATAAAAGTGAACTAAATTACTGTGTTAGAGGGCAAATATAGAAAGAGGCACAGTGAAATTGTCATGCATTGTATTTAACTACTACATTGCAATAGCAAAATCTCATGTCCTGAGTCAGTTCACCTGTCCTGCTGCCTCAAATCACCTTCAAATCCAAAGTGCAAACATCATGAAATTCCTCCTGTTCAGTGGAACTTGAAGTTTAGAGCTCAGCAATGAGTCTGATGTTTCCTTTCATTGCTTTGTCTTGCTTCATTCTTAAGGTTTGTTTAAAAACAGCCTCTTGCATCTTTTATGCATGCTTCTGTAGAGATCCCTTGATAATATGGTATGTTTCTCCCCAAGAATCCGCTCCTTTTCCTCATCTGCCTGTACGACTGACGTTCCCCACCTGTTATCTACTTCTGGCCCTTTGTCCGATGCATTGCGTGACATCATGGCATTCCCTGCAGGGTAGCTGGGTAACAAAGCACAGCTTTGTGTGAGTCTTTTTCTTTAGTATTTGCCGGCTTTGTGCTGCTCGTGGCTTTTCCCAGGTTCTGTCAGGTGGATGACAATGTCTGGAAGGGGAGAGGACAGCAGCAAACAAGTATTTGAAGGCTGGAGCTGTGCAAATTTAAGCAGACTTGGGGAAACTGCACACAATAGAGTCCTTGCAGGAGTTCTGCACTGCCCAGGCGCATATGGGCCTGATTCTAATCATGACTATGGTGCAtcgatagggctgccaactctgggctgggaaattcctggagatttggggagggtggcGTTTAGAGAGGGGCAGGAGCTCAGTGAGATATAATGCCAGAgtgcccatcctccaaagcattttCCCCACCAGGGGAATtggtttctgtagtctggagatcagaccTAATTCCAGGGGATGTCCAGGCCCGGCTGGCAGCCCTGCTTTTTGCTTCAATGGGGAAACTGTCATTACACGAGTCTCCCACCAGAGCAAACAGCAGCTCTCTGGGATTGTCTCTCTGGGAAGGGCTGAAGCTATTTCTGTCCATGGGTCCACAGTGGCAGTCAGAATCAGGCCCCAGTGCATTTGATCCAAAGTCCTCATGGTGGTTATGAGCAGGTTTGGTCCCCGCTGCACGGTCTTCTACGAGTGCCCCTTTTCACTTTCTTCAATATGTCAGCTGTTTAGATGGATCTCTGTGTGGGTCTCTGGTGGAAGAGCAAGATCAGGTCCAGCAGCAGCTTAAAGGTGAAGAAGGTTTCCAGGGTATCAACTTTTGAGAGGCAAAGCTGTCTTCGTCAGAGATCTGAgcaaaggagctttgactctggaaagcttctaccttggaaatcttgttggtctttaagctgctactggactcgatATCACTATTCCATATGTTAACTTTCTTCAGAGGAATAAATGGCAACATGCGGCACTTGGGAGGTCAGTGGCAAAACCTGGTGGCTGCAGTGTGCTTTTCTGTGCAGCACATACAGCCCTGCATCACATCCCTTTGTAGTCCTTGTGCCGTATGAGCCCTCCTTTGACATGCAAAGGTCATCTTGAGGAGTACTTAATTTTCTTGCCAAGCGCTCTTCCACTCAAGCTGTGTCTCACACTATTATCCTCtgctttctccaaggagcttggGGCGTAGTGTACATGGCTTTTCCTTTTCCATTTGATTCTCTTTCAGCCGTGTGAGATGAGCTAAACTGGAAAAATGTATCTGGCTCAGTTTGTTCAGCAAGTTCATTGGCTAAACTAGAACCTGGGGACTACTGGGTTCTCATTTGCTGCTCTGTGTTAGGTTGGCTTCTTCCTCTGGATTACCTCTATTCCATTTCCGCCAGTGCTCCCAAGAGGTCTGGATCCTACCACCTTTTTCCTAACCTACTAGTTAATGTCTTTTTCACACTCGCTTGCTTTCCACAGACCTGGCTTTTCAAGCACAGCCTTGaggtttctctctccctccccaccctttaAAGGTCTTTGGCCAGCGCAGGAACGTCCATGCCCTTGAGCTGGTGCATATGCTGTATTACCGCAGCACGTCCAACAACTCAGAGCTGCTGGCCTCCCTTATTCTGCGGGCCCAGGAAGAGCATGCGAAGGAGGTCATCTTGGCACACAGTTTCCTCCAGCAACAGCGCCACCTGCAGAAGGACACAGGTGATCATCTGGTTCTTTGGGTTGGGGCGGAGGGTCTGAGGAAGTCAGGAGAGAGCTCTTACTTGTCTTTCTCTGTCCCCAGACTCCAGAACTGTTGAACACTTGAAGCAAGATGTTCAGGAGTGGTTACATCTCCGCTCTGGGCTGGCTATAGATTTCTGTGCTGAACGGGCCTGCAAGCATCTGAAGGAGTTGGGAGTGGGGGtaaagtgcccccccccagttAGGGACCACCCTATGACTGGGTAGAAGGTAGAGCCCCCTATTGTTATTTTAGAGAGCACTTTTGGCTCTAAAAGGTGAGAACTCCTGAGAAGCCCTTAACACCGAGCCTACCAAGTTTACAACACATGAGTATTGgaaggccttcccccccccccccggtgcgtTATGGAGATGGTATCCAGAGGTGTAACTGTTGATACTGCATTTTCTTCTTTGGATGTATATATCATAAGGCAAAGCATAAGCACACCATGAAGTATGCATTTCAGTTGGTGTACTTCATAGCTAATAGGCAGACTTGAATGTCTAAGACTCCATTATTTGATGGGAGGTGAGAAAGAGCTGCTTTTAAAATTCCCCCaatttttgtgggggtttttgcAAAGCACTTTTGTGGTAtactgcttttcttttttcttctttctctgagGAATGAGTGGTTCCTTACAAGGCTGTTTACATTGAAATGAGAGTGGCACAAAGCAATGAATCTTTTGCATTTAGAGCGAGATGGGTTTTGAAACATCCCTTGCTCTCCTGTTGGGAGCAGGGTTTTTTCCTCCCCCTGAGTAATT
The sequence above is a segment of the Heteronotia binoei isolate CCM8104 ecotype False Entrance Well chromosome 15, APGP_CSIRO_Hbin_v1, whole genome shotgun sequence genome. Coding sequences within it:
- the TMEM143 gene encoding transmembrane protein 143, whose translation is MLHMVRLSLKAGITSLPSRGKASLAAKMVQYRKMRKPTQPQNWTVDYRERYIPFSKEQLVNTLLKEFHSSSHPERVSFLAFVSQVDSSLLQHYHSALEQLKALYEPINPDQDTLQESSLTDAERLKKEQEVLDRLEPLLDQANFNSLSEDTLAFALAVNHPYDEVQVSVNLDQYDYMCFWALGQRFGPLRVMTTLQARRGFFGTSPRIPADRHYFKRVLVAARTKNTHLVLKCFKDIPLEGLEQLLPAVRVRTSILYRTLLNGMLLVSGLAVFVNVGMVVLSDLKIGTTSLLLFFAAFMSFRAWKVFGQRRNVHALELVHMLYYRSTSNNSELLASLILRAQEEHAKEVILAHSFLQQQRHLQKDTDSRTVEHLKQDVQEWLHLRSGLAIDFCAERACKHLKELGVGVKCPPPVRDHPMTG